Below is a genomic region from Bacillus mycoides.
ACAAATTCACCTTGTTCTGCAATTTCTCTATTATATGATATAGATTTCGTTTGTACATATTCTATAACAGATCGACCTTCTGGTGTTTCATCTAAAACTGAGCTAATCGCAGCCCATTTTCCTACTTGTTCAATCGTTTCATTTCCCACAGGGAGTAGTGTATGTGCCATACGGTTCCCGAAAGTAATCGTACCCGTTTTGTCTAAAATAATTGTATTAATATCACCCGCAGCTTCTACTGCTTTCCCTGACATTGCTAGCACATTAAACTTTGTCACGCGGTCCATCCCGGCAATACCAATCGCTGATAATAACCCACCAATTGTCGTTGGAATTAAACAAACTAACAACGCTACAAGTACAGCAGTATCAATTTGAAACCCTAGATAATTTGTGAAAATCGGCAACGTCACAACAACGATTAAGAAAATAAGCGTTAAACTCGTTAATACTGTATTTAAAGCAATCTCATTCGGCGTTTTTTGACGTGCAGCCCCTTCTACTAACGAAATCATTTTATCAATAAATGATTCACCAGGATTACTCGTAATTACAATTGTAATTTCATCACTTACGACCATCGTACCGCCTGTTACGGAACAAAAATCACCACCCGCTTCTTTTATAACAGGAGCTGATTCTCCTGTTATTGCAGATTCATCTACAGACGCTAATCCTTTAATTACTTCACCATCATTCGGAATCATTTCTCCTTGTTTTACAATAACAACGTCACCTTTTCTCAGATCAGTTGCTGAAACTTGAACAATGTCTCCATTTTCTTTTACAACGTTTGCAAACACATCTTTCTTCGATTGTTTTAAAGAATCGGCTTGCGCTTTACCACGACCTTCAGCCAACGCTTCTGCAAAGTTAGCAAATAAAACTGTAAATAATAGAATAAGAGAAACTGTTATATTAAACCATCCTGGTACACTACTAGAAATACTTGGAAGAAAGGATAAAATTAACGTAATGATAAATCCAATTTCCACAACAAACATAATCGGATTCTTTATCATTACTTTCGGGTTCAATTTCGCAAAGGATTGTTTCATCGCATGTGTCACGATATCACGATCCATCGTTTTCGCTTGTCTAACTTCATCTTCTACAGCATGTATTTGTGACTGATTTACTTGTTTTTCTTTTACTACTACCGGTCTCATCATTTACCCTCCATTACTTCAATGTAAGAAATTCTGCAATTGGGCCGAGTACTAACATCGGGAAAAATGTTAACGCACCAACAATTACAATCGTTCCAATAAAGATTCCTCCAAATAAACCATTATCCGTACGGAACGTTCCGACTGTTTCTGGTACTACCGTCTTCTCTTTCAATGAAGCTGCCACAGCTAGCATCGTAATTAAACTGAAATAACGTCCTAAAAACATAACTAAACCAGTTGTAATATTCCAAAACGGTGTATTATCTGCTAATCCTTCAAATCCAGATCCGTTATTCGCAGCTGACGATGTGTATTCATATACAACTTGCGTTAAACCGTGAAAACCGGAGTGAGAAATCGCATCCGTTCCTAAACTTGTTGAAAGAGCTAATGCTGAAAATCCTAAAATAAGTAATGGATGAAATAGAATCGTTACTGCAATTAATTTCATTTCCTTACCTTCAATCTTTTTACCTAAAAACTCTGGTGTCCTTCCGACCATTAATCCAGATATAAAGACTGCAATAATTGCATACATAATAATATTAATAAAGCCCGCTCCAACACCACCGTATACTGTATTCAACATCATATTTACGAGTGGTACTAATCCGCCAATTGGTGTTAACGTATCATGCATCGTATTAACGGCCCCTGTTTCAGCAGCTGTCGTTACTGTTGCGTATAGTGAAGAAAATACTGTTCCAAATCGCACTTCTTTTCCTTCTGTACTTCCTTGTACATGTTCGATACCCATTCCATTTAATGCCGGATTACCATTTAATTCAGATGTAGTAATCGTTATAAATCCGAGTAAAAACACCATAAATAGTGAAACGAAAAGGATACGTCCTTGTTTTTTATTTCCTACCATTCTTCCGTACGTAAATGGAAGTGCTGTTGGCAATAACATCATAAGCATCATTTGCAAAATATTACTCATTTGCCCTGGATTTTCGAAAGGATGTGTAGAGTTTGCTCCGAAAAATCCTCCGCCGTTATTTCCAAGTTCCTTAATGGAAACGAATGATGCAACTGGACCACGTAAAATACTTTGCTTCGCACCATCAATTGTTTGTGCTGTAACCGCCCCATCTAACGTTTGTGGTACACCAAGTGCGACAAAGACTAACGCCGCAATAAATGCGATAGGAAGAAAAACTCTCGTTAACGCTCTCGTAAAATCAACGAAAAAGTTACCAAGTTCTTTTCCAGCGAGCCCTCTTATAAATGCCATAACGATGGCTAACGTCGTTGCTGGTGCCGCAAACATTAAAAATGTAATCCCGATTAATTGTGATAAATAAGATAAACCATTTTCACCGCTGTAATGTTGTAAGTTTGTATCAGCCATAAAACTAATCGCTGTATTAAAAGCGAGCGTAGGCTCCATCCCTTCAATATGCGCTGGATTTAATGGCAATACACCTTGTAATCTGAAAATGAAATATACGACGACAATCATAAATCCATTGAGTAGAACTAATGATAATGCATACTGTTTCCACGTTTGATTGTATCCTTTTACACCTGTAATTTTAAAAATAAGTTTCTCAAAAGGCCCGAATACTTTATCTAGCTTCTTGCTACCTTGAAAGGCTTTCTCTAAATAAATCCCCGTTGGCTTTGCTACTAAAATAAACAAGAGCATTGTAATAACGACTGCAACCCAAATCATAATGAATGATTCCCCCTAATTAAAACTTTTCTGGATTTAATAATGCGTATACTAAGTACACCGTAATCGCTGCAACAATAACCGATAAGGCAATCATCATGATTGCTTCCCTTCTTTCACAACTTTATCTGACCAACTTGCAAGACTTGCCATCGATGCGACTAACCCAACAAAAATACCGATCATTACAACATCTAACATAACTACCCCTCACTTTTGTTAATTTTTACCATCTAGTTATCAAAAAAAGAACACTAAGCTCTACTTAGTGTTCGAAACGAACAACACAAAGTAAACCTCCTCTCTAAACGCTTACGAGGTTAGCTGTCGGATTCGGGCCTAAAGAGTAGCCCTACTTTCAAAATTGAAAGATTCACCCCAAGTGACAATGCACAAAATTGGTTCCCCCGCTCCATTTCTGGAACTCAGCGATTTTAGGTTTTTTTTGGAAATTTTACGAATGATTTATGAGAGTAAATATACTCCTCTAAATTTAACTTGTAAAGGGGTAAATTACTGAAAATAAGAAAATATCCATCTATTTAAGCGTTTACATTAGTTGTTATTAATATTTTTTCATCTGTTTTCTCGTCTTTCCTTTCTTTTTCACAGAAATGATCTTTTAAATACGAAATAAAAAGAGCGAATTACATGAAGTGCATAGCTTGTTGCACTCAGCATTCGCTCTTTTTTCATTCAACCTTTATTCTCCACGCAAAAAAGCACGCAAATTTCTCCCTCGAATATAAACTTGTGATAATTCCGCATGTAACTGCTCATATTCGGTAATATCCGCCTCTAAATACAAAACATCTTTTGATGGTAATATAATATATGGACCTGGAAAAAGAGGATCGAGCACTACCAATTCGTGAACTCTCTCTACCGATATCGCCCAACGATTCGCTATATCTCCTAGTAACAACACTTTCATCTTCATTTCCCCCACCTTATTCAAAAAATAAAAAAGAAATATTATCACAGTTCGTAAACACTACAAATTTAGCTCCAATTGTTTCATAGAGCCTGGCCGGATAGCGTTTATTCTTTGTAACAACAGTAATAGGCGCTTGAAAAGAAAAACGAATGTGTTCTGTGAAGAAACTAACTATCGGAAGCTCATCCCCTAGTAAAATCACCTTCTTAATACGTGTGCAAATACTAGTAAAATCCTTCTCCTTATTACAGCTATAAGCTGATTCAAACCCATACTCTCTAACTTCAGCCGCTATCTCTTCATTGGCTGTAAAAATAATTAACTCATGCTGAAATGCTACTAGCTCTCTTAAACTCTTTACCTTGTTTTTTTCTCCAACACAAATAAGTGTTAGTTCCATGTACCTCATCCTCCTTAGCATAAAAGAACTCAAACATAGATTGATATTCTCCTATACTAATCAGACCGATGAAGTGATGTATCCATCATGGCACCGTCCTCTCTCAAGACGCTTACGAAGTTAGCTGTCGGATTCGGACTTTGAGAGTAGCCCTACTTTCAACATTGAAAGATTCACCCCTAGTGACGACGCACAAATTGGTTCCTCCGCTCCATACATTTGGACTCAGCGTATTACAAAAAATGTATTCTGGCTGATATATTACTCCTGTATTTGGAAAAAGTAAACACAAAAAAAGCCAGTTAACAAACTGGCTTCTCGTATCTTTATACATGCGTCTTATTCAATTTATATGCAAAATGATTCGTCGGCCCATGACCACTTCCAATATTCAATGGCTCTTCAATTGCTATACTAATAAATCGTTTTGCTTCTTGAACTGCCTCTTCCATCAAGTAGCCTTTCGCAAGTCCTGCTGTAACCGCTGAAGCAAATGTACACCCACTTCCGTGCGTTTGCTTCGAAGGAATTCGTTCACTTCTAAATTCAATAAACTGCTCACCATCAAAGAGTAAATCAATTACTTCATTACCTTGATATTCTGCATGTCCGCCCTTCATAAGCACATATTTAGCCCCTAATTCATGCAATACTTTTGCAACTTCCTTACTATCTTCTACATTATGAATCTCCATTCCAGTTAACACTTCTGCTTCAGGAACATTCGGTGTGACAACAGTTGCTACTGGCAATAAATATTCTTTTAATGCTTGTACTGCTTCTTGTTGTAATAATGACGCACCGCCTTTAGCAATCATAACAGGATCTAGCACAATATTATTCCAGCCAAATTTCTTAATATGCTCTGCCACAATTTGAATAATTTCACTACTAAATAACATTCCCAGTTTCACAGCATCTGGCGTTAAATCCGTACCAATTGAATTCAGCTGCTCCGTAATCCCTTCTAAAGAAACAGGATATACCCCTTGAACGCCAAGCGTATTTTGAGCAGTAATTGCTGTAATAGCCGTCATTCCATACACACCAAGCTCTTGGAATGTTTTTAAATCCGCCTGAATCCCAGCGCCGCCTCCGCTATCAGACCCTGCAATTGTTAAAGCTTTATTCACTTTCATCCCACTCATCCTTTTCTACCCAAAATAGCGATGATAAATTGTTTTCGCTTCGCTTATATCTTTCGTGCCATGTACAAGTACACGGCCATCTTTAAAAGCAACTAATCTCTTTTCTTCAACCGAAAATGATAATAAATATGGATTTACATTCAAATCATTCACGCGATCATTCAGCAATTTTTTATATTGTTCAAAATCCATTTCCTCTTTATGAGGTGGTCTAATTTGAACTGTATTTCTCCCGCATAACACTGCTGTTTTTGAAGTGTTTTCCTTATTTAAATATGGATATACTGCCTGTTCACCACACGATAGACAATTATGTTTACGAAGCTTTCGCACATTCATACATGAATATTCATTTTTCCATACATCAAATGATACAAGCCCATCTCGAAGCGAGTCATAATCTTCTACTAACAGTTTAAGTGTTTCCGTTACTTGATGAGAAACGACAAGAGACACAGCAGGCGATATAATCCCCGCTGTATCACATGTCGCTCCCCCAAGCGGAATCGATTGTAATAAACAAGATAAACATGGCGTTTTTCCTGGAAGAATAGTATAAGAAAGACCGTAACTCCCTACACATGCCCCATAAACCCATGGAATAGAATATTTTTGCGATATATCATTCACAATGAAACGTGTTTCGAAATTGTCAGTCGCATCGATGATTACATCAACATTTGTAACGAGTTCTTCCAACTCTTCAGCCGTTACATCCTGAACGAGAGCTTCTACTCTTACTTCACTATTAACCTCTTCTAGACGTTTTTTTGCCGCTACAGCCTTCGGAAGATTATTCTCTACATCACTCTCTGCATACAATTGTTGTCTTTGCAAATTACTCCAATCGACATAATCACGGTCAACAATTGTTACTTGACCAACGCCTGCTCTTACAAACATCTCTGCGTTTGCACTACCTAATGCGCCTGCACCGATAATAAGTACATGCTTTGTCCTTATCTTTTGTTGCCCTTCTTCCCCAATTGGAGAAAATAGCTCTTGGCGAGAATATCGATTATTCAACTACGCTCATTCCTTCTAAAGGACTACTTGCTGTCGCGCAGCGCTTACGTGCAATACGACCTGCTTCAAACCCTAATCGTCCTGCCTCAATACCTAATTTCATTGCATATGCCATTTTAATAGGATCGTTCGCTCCAGATACTGCAGTATTTAATAACACACCATCTGCTCCTAATTCCATTGCAAATGCTGCATCAGCTGGACTACCAATACCAGCGTCAACGATAACTGGTACTGTCGCTTGTTCAATAATGAAACTTAAATTTAATGGATTTACAATACCAAGCCCTGAACCAATCGGTGATGCTCCTGGCATAATCGCGTGTACACCAAGTTCTTGTAATTTACGAGCTAATACAACATCATCAGATGTGTATGGTAGAACGATAAATCCTTCTTCTAGTAACATTTCAGATGCCTTTAACGTTTCTACTGGATCAGGTAATAACGTTCTATCATCACCAATAACTTCTACTTTTATCATGTCACAAAGTCCAGAAGCTTTTGCTAATTTTGCAATACGAACAGCTTCTTCAGCATTTTTTGCTCCTGCTGTATTCGGTAATAACGTATATTTTTTCACATCAAGTTTCTCTAATAAATTAGGCTGCTTCGCATCGAATATATCCATACGACGTACTGCGAATGTTAAAATCTCAGCCTCAGAAACATCAATTGCCTTTTGCTGCACATCAAAATCAGGGAATTTCCCTGTTCCTAATAAAAGTCTAGAATGAAATGAAAATTGTCCAATGTTTAACATAATCAACCGCCTCCTACGAAAGTTACAATCTCAATTTGGTCCCCATCAAAAACAGATGTATCGTTATGATCATCTTTTTGTAAAATATCTTTATTACGTTCTACTACAACAATTCTGTTATCTAACTCTAAATGTGTAAGTAGCCCAGCTACTGTTTTCACACTCTCTGGTACTTCAATTTGGTTACCATTAATTTTTAAATTCAAACTTCCATCCCCTTTCTAAACCGTTTTAGAAAGCAATGAATCTAGCAAGTGATTCTCCTGCTTTCCTTCTATTAAATCAGCCATATACTGACCAGAAACAGGACTTAATAAAATGCCGTTTCGATAATGTCCAGTACAAGCATATAAACCTTTTATTTCTTCATGCTCTCCCATATAAGGAGCTTCATGATTAGACTGCGGTCTTAACCCAGCCCACGTACTTTCCCATTCTGCTTCTTTTAAAGCAGGCAATATTGTATACGCACGCTCTAATATGGAAGTAATACTTTCTGGTTGTACAGATTTATTAAATGTATGAGGCTTCATCGTTGCCCCAATCACATAACGGCCACCGCGCTTCGGCGTAATATAAAACCTCTCCTGGAAAATAGGAGCTTTCAACAGAGGTTTCCTGCTTATTACTGCAACAACCTCCCCCTTAACAGGATATGTACCCCAATCACTCTGAAAATAATGTAGCAATTTCGTACTCCATGATCCTCCGGCGATAACGAATTTTTCACATGTGATTACACCTTCGCTTGTCACAATTCCAGTCACTTTATTATTTTCAATACGAATATCAAACACTTCTGTTTGTTCATATATATCAGCTCCGGAAATTGCTGCAGAATGTGCGAATGCTTTCGTAAGCTCTGGTGCAATAACTTGACCATCTTTCGGATAATACACCGCCCCTATAATTGACTCGGAAAGAAACGGCTCTTTTTCCCGTAAATGGTCCCCCGTTAGAAATCGGGAATCTTCACCTGTTTTCTGCTGCCAATCCATAATATGAAGAATTCTTTTCTTCTCATCTTCATTTTGAGCGATGCGATAAATGCCCTTTTCTTCATACCCAATATCGATGCCTGTTTTTTCACGTAAAACTGCTGCAAGTTGTGGAAATATAGCACGGCTTTCTCTAGCAAGCTCAAACAACGGATCATATGCATCCCATTCTGCCTGAACACCGAGCAAACCAGCAGCTGCTTTCGAAGCTTCAGATGCGATTCTTTGCTTCTCTACAATCGCTACTTTATGCCCTCTTTCTGCTAGAAAGTGTGCAACTGAACTACCAATTACACCTCCGCCAATAATCGCTACATCATACTTCTTACACATGTTTTTCCGCCCACTTTCTTATTGATTCCTTATAAGATTTCGCCTTGCTATACGGATTACTACTGCTTATAATCCCGGACATAACAGCAATGCCACTTACACCATTTGCAAGAACATCACCTGTATTTTCAGGGGTAATCCCACCAATTGCAGTTATTGGTATGGATAAACAACTTGCCATATGAGCAATTTCTTCTAATCCTCTCGCTGGCACACCTTTTTTACAATCTGTCGGAAATACATGACCATAAACGAGTGAATCTGCTCCATTTTTAAATGCTACTATCGCTTCATCTAGCGAATGTACTGAATAACCGACATGCAAATAAGAAAACTTTTCTTTTACTAACCTTACATCTGCGCTTCGATATCCTAGCTGAACACGCGGAATATTTAATAGAATAGCAATATCAATTCGATCATTTATCACTATCTTCGATGCTGGAAAGCCTTTCCCCAAAAGACTTTCCACACCTTCATACAATTCCTTCGTACTTTTCTCACGCTCACGAATATGCAAATAATCGATCTCACTCTCAATTTGCATCGCTACATTCACTAACTCTTCGAATGGCATATGGCCATTTGAGATTACATGGAGCTCATTTTTCATATTCATTCGCCTACTTTAAAATGTTTTCAAATAATTCATCGGCTGGAACGATTTCTTTCGTCATTCCTTTGTCTTTCAACCATTTGTTTTGTTTCTCCCATGACTCTTTTGAATCCGATAAGAATGGCTCATCTTTCGTTTCCATCTTCTCTAATAAAATTTTCATACTTTCTTTTTCAACTTCTGGTACAAGCGGGAAGTTTTCTTTTTCTTGATGATTTAATAAAATATTTAATGCTTCATCGGGTTTTTTCTTCATAAAGTCATACCCTTTTTGTGCCCCACGTAAAAAGGCTTGCAATGCTTCTTTATCTTTTTTCAACGTTTTATCACCCGTTACAAACACAAGCTCATGATAGTTCGGTACACCATAATCTGCTGGATTAAAGTATGCTGGTTCATGACCTTCATGACGCATAACAGGTACTTCATGGTTAATGTATGCCCCTGTTACCGCATCCACTTTTTTCGTAATTAATGCTGGTACTAAATCAAAGCCAACATCGACTACTTTCACTGTATCTGGATTACCACCAGCTTCTTTTACCATCGTTTTTAAATACATCTCACTTAAAGGTGTTCCAGAATATCCAACTGTTTTCCCCTCTAAATCTTTTGGCGATTGAATGCCTGCTGATTTCAGTGATACAACATGATTTAACGGTGAACGTACGACAGCTCCAATTGATTTCACTGGAATTTGTTCATTTGCTTTTGCCATGACAACATCTGGTTGATAATACAAACCAACTGTCACTTTCCCTGCTGCCGCTAGCGTTAATGGATCAGTCGGATTAGAAGGGAATTTAATATTCACCTTGACTCCTTCTTCTTTAAAGTATCCTTTTTCAATTGCCGTATAAATAAAGCTATGTACCGCATTCGGGTACCAATCAAGCATTACTGTTATTTCTTTTTCTGATTTATTCTTATCTGATGCCGAGTTACTCGAACATCCTGCAATCATTGCAACTAATAATGTAAACACAAAGATGCGTTTTAATAATTTCATGAATGTTTCCTCCAACTAATAAATTTCTTTTCCAATATGGAAATAAGTATGACGAAGAAAATTGCTAATAATGATAACAATACAATTGGTGCAAATACACCAGCTCCGTCTAACTGCGTCATCATTCTTTTACTGAAATATCCAAGCCCAGCTTGTGCACCGAGCCATTCACCAATCGCTGCCCCAATAACGCTAAGTGGTACCGCAATTTTTAACGCTGAAAAAAAGTAAGGAAGAGCAGATGGCAACTTTAGCTTTAGAAAAACATCTTTTTTCGTTGCACCATATGTAACTAATAGCTCCTCCCATTCTTTTTTCGTACTGCGCAGTCCATCATACGTATTGACCGCAATTGGGAAAAACGTAATTAAAACGGTAACAACAACCTTACTCCAGATGGTATATCCAAACCATAAAACGAAGAGCGGCGCAAGCGCAGTAATCGGGATGGTTTGTGAAGCAACTAATAACGGATAAAATGCTCTTTCCATCCACGTACTCGCATTCATTAACATTGCTAGCCCTACGCCCAGTACGATAGAAATAACAATGCCTATTAAAACGACGTACAACGTTGCAGGTAAATGAACCGTAAATAATATATCTTTCAGCGCCCATATCTTCATTACAATTGCAGAAGGTGATGGCAAAATGTACATCTCATCTACAATTCTTGCTCCTACTTCCCACAGAGCAAGTAAAATTCCACTTAATATTAGGGCAGGTAATAACTCCTTCAAGCGATTCATCATACGAGTACCTGCCTTTGTAACATACTAAGGAGCTCTTCTTTAAGCGCTAACACTTCAGGCTTATATAAATCTTTTCTTGTTCGGTTACGATCAAGCGGCACAATTCGCTCAGTTAAAGTTGCTATCGGTTGATTTTCTACAACCAAAATTCGATTAGAAAGAAACAATGCTTCTTCAACATCATGAGTGATAAATAAAATTGTTTTTTCCCACTCTTTCCATTGTTCAAACAACCATTCTTGCAAAGATGCCTTCGTTAAAGCGTCCAATGCGCTAAACGGTTCATCTAACAATAATATCTCCCCGCCTGTTAATAAAGTTCGGATAAAAGATACGCGTTGCCTCATACCACCAGATAAATCTTTCGGATATTTTTTCTCGTACCCTTGTAAACCAAATTTATGTAACAGTTCTTTCGCTTTTACTTGCGCTTCTTTCTTCTGCACACCTTGGCACTCTAGCGGCAGGGCAGCATTCTCAATAATCGTCCTCCACGGCAAGAGCATATCTTTTTGGGGCATATACCCTACAGGATGACTCTTTGTTTTTGTCAGCTCTATCTGTCCAGTACTTGCCTCTTCTAAGCCTGTAATAAGGCGAAATAAAGTACTTTTCCCGCATCCACTCGGCCCGATAATACTTACAAACTCTTTATCTTGTATAGAAGCATTTAATTCATTGATGATTGGTTTCTCATCATAATGAAAGGAAACATTATGAAACTGTAGTATGTTCTTGCTCCTCAAAACCCCACATCTCCTTACGATAAGCCATATCCCAGAATAAATATTCAAATCGGCTGGAATATAAGAAAATCTCCTCTAATCGGTCTAGCTCTTTCTCTGACTTTCCAACTGCCATTTCATTTAATAAATCTATTAACCAAATACAAAGGTTACCGTATTCTTCAGAACAATATCCTTGAATCCACTCTCCAAAGAACTCATGATCGCTTGCTCCAGGAATATCATTTAAACGCTTTCCGATCTCCCAATAGCTCCACATACATGGAAGTAAAGCTGATATTAATTCTGCAAGTGTGCCATTTTGAGATACAGACATCATGTAATTTGTATAGGCTAAATTTTTAGCAGATGGTTTCGCAGATTCTATCTCCTCTACAGTAATGCCAAGTTTATTTGCATACTGTTTATGGATCGTCATTTCTCCATTTAAAATCCCATCAATTTGCTCTGCAAATTTTGCCATAACTTGTGGATTCGTTGCCTTTACAACCCCAATTGCATATAGCTTTGCATAATCTAACAAATATAAATAATCTTGAATAATATAGTACTGGAATTTATCTTTTTCCAACGTACCATCCCCCATACCTACTACAAACGGATGATTATGACTTTTCTCCCAAACAGGCTGCACCGTATCAAATAATCTTTCACAAAATTTCATTAATAATTCCCCTTCCTATATATCTATTTATCTCAATAAAAAAACCACTTCTGTATATAAGAAGTGGTTACAGCAAATAAAATTATAATTTATTCGTTGTTCCACTTCCCTTCGCTAGTATTATCTAGATCAGGTGTTGTAAGGGTTAAGGATTATTCCTCTCTCAGCACGAAAAGCACCCCTAGTGGTGTTAATATGAAATTTTCAAATAAAAAAGCCCCGTTTCTATACGCAAAGAAACGGGGACTCATTGTTAATGTCCGAATTGCTTCCCTACGCTAGCATAATCTAGATCAGGTAATAAAAAGGATCAAAGGCTTATGGCCCTACTCTCAGCTGGCAACACCAGCCCTCCTAGCAAACTATAAA
It encodes:
- the tenA gene encoding thiaminase II, whose translation is MKFCERLFDTVQPVWEKSHNHPFVVGMGDGTLEKDKFQYYIIQDYLYLLDYAKLYAIGVVKATNPQVMAKFAEQIDGILNGEMTIHKQYANKLGITVEEIESAKPSAKNLAYTNYMMSVSQNGTLAELISALLPCMWSYWEIGKRLNDIPGASDHEFFGEWIQGYCSEEYGNLCIWLIDLLNEMAVGKSEKELDRLEEIFLYSSRFEYLFWDMAYRKEMWGFEEQEHTTVS
- a CDS encoding ABC transporter permease; the protein is MNRLKELLPALILSGILLALWEVGARIVDEMYILPSPSAIVMKIWALKDILFTVHLPATLYVVLIGIVISIVLGVGLAMLMNASTWMERAFYPLLVASQTIPITALAPLFVLWFGYTIWSKVVVTVLITFFPIAVNTYDGLRSTKKEWEELLVTYGATKKDVFLKLKLPSALPYFFSALKIAVPLSVIGAAIGEWLGAQAGLGYFSKRMMTQLDGAGVFAPIVLLSLLAIFFVILISILEKKFISWRKHS
- the tenI gene encoding thiazole tautomerase TenI codes for the protein MKNELHVISNGHMPFEELVNVAMQIESEIDYLHIREREKSTKELYEGVESLLGKGFPASKIVINDRIDIAILLNIPRVQLGYRSADVRLVKEKFSYLHVGYSVHSLDEAIVAFKNGADSLVYGHVFPTDCKKGVPARGLEEIAHMASCLSIPITAIGGITPENTGDVLANGVSGIAVMSGIISSSNPYSKAKSYKESIRKWAEKHV
- a CDS encoding ABC transporter ATP-binding protein, with translation MRSKNILQFHNVSFHYDEKPIINELNASIQDKEFVSIIGPSGCGKSTLFRLITGLEEASTGQIELTKTKSHPVGYMPQKDMLLPWRTIIENAALPLECQGVQKKEAQVKAKELLHKFGLQGYEKKYPKDLSGGMRQRVSFIRTLLTGGEILLLDEPFSALDALTKASLQEWLFEQWKEWEKTILFITHDVEEALFLSNRILVVENQPIATLTERIVPLDRNRTRKDLYKPEVLALKEELLSMLQRQVLV
- a CDS encoding ABC transporter substrate-binding protein: MKLLKRIFVFTLLVAMIAGCSSNSASDKNKSEKEITVMLDWYPNAVHSFIYTAIEKGYFKEEGVKVNIKFPSNPTDPLTLAAAGKVTVGLYYQPDVVMAKANEQIPVKSIGAVVRSPLNHVVSLKSAGIQSPKDLEGKTVGYSGTPLSEMYLKTMVKEAGGNPDTVKVVDVGFDLVPALITKKVDAVTGAYINHEVPVMRHEGHEPAYFNPADYGVPNYHELVFVTGDKTLKKDKEALQAFLRGAQKGYDFMKKKPDEALNILLNHQEKENFPLVPEVEKESMKILLEKMETKDEPFLSDSKESWEKQNKWLKDKGMTKEIVPADELFENILK